In Grus americana isolate bGruAme1 chromosome 17, bGruAme1.mat, whole genome shotgun sequence, the following proteins share a genomic window:
- the APCDD1L gene encoding protein APCDD1-like, with protein MVRCWWLAGLLVACAAAEPPLRWEPRCRQQLRHLQDGARIAARLPPRLEGRWVSTGCEVRPGPEFLTRSYLFYANRLFKAYQFYYWDPSCRDPSYSLVIKGKLRLRQASWITRGATEADYHLHKVGIVFHSQKAMREVAAWINQTSGEGCRGFLPPGRTWAPGALYELLSAKTERDCTAALGFAMHELSLVRVEKHYQPLLQPQQSGSRLVEELYLGDIHTEWVERLHYRPTGYQRPMQSAVHHVHPCPACGIIYRADEHHPPILPVRAQLPMQLSGSWVSTHCEVRPAVLFLTRYFIFHGNNHTWEGYYYHYSDPLCKQPTFTIYASGHYTQGIPSSKVRGGTELAFKVTQARVTPMDQVTVMMLNSSEPGSCGLTSSWSAGAEQDITPTNGCLALGIRLPHTEYELFKTEQDTKDRSLLYVGERPTDGSSPDSPDKRPTSYQAPLIQCAGAPEEFSNYVSLKYLGKKDANGSEALKPLPVAFLLFIALLFLRWD; from the exons ATGGTCCGGTGCTGGTGGCTCGCCGGGCTGCTCGTAG cctgCGCGGCCGCGGAGCCGCCGCTGCGCTGGGAGCCGCGGTGCCGGCAGCAGCTCCGCCACCTGCAGGACGGCGCCAGGATCGCGGCGCGGCTGCCGCCCCGCCTGGAGGGGCGCTGGGTCTCCACCGG GTGCGAGGTGCGGCCGGGACCCGAGTTCCTCACCCGATCCTACCTCTTCTACGCCAACCGCCTCTTCAAGGCTTACCAGTTCTACTACTGGGACCCCTCCTGCCGCGACCCCTCTTACTCGCTGGTCATCAAAGGCAAACTCCGCCTGCGCCAGGCCTCCTGGATCACCCGCGGGGCCACCGAGGCAGACTACCACCTCCACAAAGTCGGCATCGTTTTCCACAGCCAGAAAGCCATGCGGGAGGTGGCTGCCTGGATCAACCAGACCTCTGGCGAGGGCTGCAGGGGGTTCCTGCCCCCGGGGCGCACCTGGGCTCCCGGAGCCCTCTACGAACTGCTGAGCGCCAAGACCGAGCGCGATTGCACCGCCGCCTTGGGCTTCGCCATGCACGAGCTGAGCCTGGTGCGGGTGGAGAAGCATTACCAGCCCTTGCTGCAGCCGCAGCAGAGCGGGAGCCGGCTGGTGGAGGAGCTGTACCTGGGGGACATTCACACGGAGTGGGTCGAGAGGCTCCACTACCGACCCACCGGTTATCAGCGACCTATGCAGAGCGCCGTG cacCACGTGCACCCTTGCCCGGCCTGTGGGATTATATACAGAGCTGACGAACACCACCCACCCATACTACCCGTCAGAGCTCAGCTGCCAATGCAGCTCAGCGGCAGCTGGGTGAGCACCCACTGCGAGGTCCGACCCGCGGTGCTTTTCCTTACCAGGTACTTCATATTCCACGGTAACAACCACACCTGGGAAGGTTACTACTACCACTACTCCGACCCACTCTGCAAACAGCCGACTTTCACCATCTACGCATCCGGGCATTACACTCAAGGCATCCCCTCCTCCAAAGTGCGAGGTGGGACAGAGCTGGCTTTTAAAGTCACGCAGGCTCGGGTGACGCCGATGGACCAGGTGACGGTGATGATGCTGAATTCCTCGGAACCGGGAAGCTGTGGGCTGACAAGCTCCTGGAGTGCTGGGGCGGAGCAGGATATAACACCCACAAACGGGTGTTTGGCTTTGGGCATCAGACTGCCCCACACCGAGTACGAACTTTTCAAAACGGAGCAAGACACCAAAGACCGCAGCCTGCTGTACGTTGGCGAAAGGCCCACGGACGGATCCAGTCCTGACAGCCCAGACAAGCGACCCACGTCGTATCAGGCACCTCTGATTCAGTGCGCTGGAGCACCAGAGGAATTCTCTAACTATGTTAGTCTAAAATACTTGGGAAAAAAGGATGCTAATGGGAGCGAAGCACTAAAACCTTTGCCTGTGGCCTTTTTATTGTTTATAGCACTTCTGTTTTTAAGATGGGACTAG